CGAGGCGGCGTGGCTGATGGTGATGAAGGCCGCGACGCGCTACGACGCGGGTCAATCGTGCGGCGCGGAGGCGAACGCGGCGAAATACCTCGGCGCGGAAGCCGCGTTCCAGGCCTGCCAGACGGCGATCGCGACGCACGGCGGGATGGGGTACGCGAAGGAATATCATGTCGAGCGCTATCTGCGCGAGTGTATGATTCCGAGGCTCGCGCCCGTGAGTCCGCAACTGATCCTGTGCTACATCGCGGAGAAGGTGCTCGGGCTGCCGAAGTCGTACTGACCGTAGCGACCCGGCGGCCCGCCCGGCGCGCGGTTTCCCGTTCCGAATCAAGCGCTCGTCATGGACGTCAAACTCGTTGCCCGCACGCTCGACCTGTTCGAGCTGTTCGCCGCCGAACGGCGGCCGCTGCCGCTCACCGAACTCGCGCGCCTGCTCGACGTGCCGGCGTCGAGCTGCCTCGCGATGGCGCGCACGCTCGTGAGCCGCGGCTACCTGTACGAAGTGCGTAAGCGCGGCGGCTACTACCCGACGCGGCGCCTGCAGACGGTGGCCGCCGCGATCGACGCGACCGATCCGGTCGTCGACATCGTGCGTCCGCACCTCGTCGCGCTGCGCGACGCGAGCCGCGAAACCGCCGTGCTCGGCAAGATCCAGGGTGTGTCGGTCACGTATCTCGACGTCGTCGAATCGGAGCAGGCGATCCGCTATACGCGCCAGCCGGGCGAGCTGCGCCCGCTGCACGCGAACTCGATCGGCAAGGCGATCTTCGCGGAACTCGCGAGCGAGGCGCAGCAGGCGCTCGGCGCGCAGCTGTCGTTCGAACGCTTCACCGATGCGACGGTGGCCGACCTCGCGGCGCTCGTCGCACAGACCGCGCGGTTTCGCGAACTCGGCTGGGCCGAGAACTTCGGCGAGAGCGCGCCCGAGCTGTCGGCGCTCGCGGTGGCGCTGACGCTCGACGGCGACTGGTACGGGCTGTCGGTCGTCGGGCCGACCGAGCGGATTCGCCAGCATCGCGACAAGCACGCGGCGCTGCTCGTCGACGCGAAGGCACGGCTGCTGGCCGAGCACGCGCGCGGGTAGGGCAACGGCGCGCGCCGGCGTCGGCAGCGGGCCGACCCGGCGTTCGGTCCTGCCACGCCGGAAACGGCCCGCCGCGCGTCACGCGCGAGCGCGTCGCAACGTCACGACTTCACCCACACGCCGCCCGCGCTCGGGTTGTCGCCCTGCGTCCACCATTTCGCGCAATACTTCGCACCCTGGTACGTCACGCACGTGCCGCCCTGGTAGGCGGTCGTCGCCGACCATGCGGGCGTGCCGCCGCCGATCGGCTTCCACACGGCCGCCTGGCCGGGCACGTCGCCCTGCGTCCACCACTGCGCCTGATACGTCGTGCCCTGGTAGGTGACCGTCGCGCCGGCCGTATAGACCTGGCCGGCCGCCCACGGTGCGCCCGGCTGCG
This DNA window, taken from Burkholderia cenocepacia, encodes the following:
- a CDS encoding IclR family transcriptional regulator, whose translation is MDVKLVARTLDLFELFAAERRPLPLTELARLLDVPASSCLAMARTLVSRGYLYEVRKRGGYYPTRRLQTVAAAIDATDPVVDIVRPHLVALRDASRETAVLGKIQGVSVTYLDVVESEQAIRYTRQPGELRPLHANSIGKAIFAELASEAQQALGAQLSFERFTDATVADLAALVAQTARFRELGWAENFGESAPELSALAVALTLDGDWYGLSVVGPTERIRQHRDKHAALLVDAKARLLAEHARG